The nucleotide sequence AAGTCGTAAAGTTTCAAATTTCTACTCTCCTTTCATCTTCGTAAAACGAAAACCCATCTGTTCAATTAAGTAGTCTTCTAGATTTTCTTCCAAAATAATCTCGTTGTTGTCTGTGACTATTATGCTGTCACCTTCCATCACGTCATCACCAAAGAAGTCGATTGCTCCAGTAGGCTTAGGCTTTCTCGTTTTCTCTTTTCTTGGATAACCCGTTACCCTTGCACGAGTGACATCTGGATGTTCGATGCCATATCCCAAATAATCACATCCTTTCGAATTGGCGAGCCCTCAGCACAAAGACTCGCCCAGTAGTAGTGTGTTTTAGAGTGCTCCTCCTTCCCCGCGTATTAAAGAATCAACACCTTAGACCATCCGTTTCCGCGAATGGGGATGAACTTTTCCAAGGCCCATCTTGGTAGGTCAGAGAGGGATACATCGATTTTGGAAGGCGTACGATGAATCTGACCCACCAAGACAAGCTGGAAGTGCTTGTCCAACTGTGATAAAATTACTTTTAGATTTTGTTAAGGTGCTAAGTATTGCTTTGGTCGGCTACTTAGCGCTTTTTTGCTGTTCAAAATCATCATCAATCCGAAAACCAACCGTGCATTTTTCGGGGTTTTTTCTATTTTTTAACCTTCTTTTAGCTGTTGGCATTGTTAGCCAATCAATGTAAGCTTCCTGGACTCCCATCTTCTCAGCACATTCTTTAGCTGTTCCCATAGCAAGTAGCTCCTCACCTTTATAAACAGCGTATTCTTTCACTTCCATACCTCCTTAAATCCTACAAAGTGTGATAAACAGCCAACTAAAAACTATTACTGCAGCAATCCATATTTTCCAAACGTGAAATCGTTCACTCATTAGAAAAACTTCTGCCTTGCATCAGGCGTTCTCGCTCATCACGAGCCATCTTTTTAGCATTCATTGCTTTTACCACTTGTAAAGATCTAAGAAGTCGGCGAGTTTCTTGTTCTGCGTGATACATGTCCCCTTTTAGGGCACAATCGATTGCACTTAATGAGGAGTGATGCATGGTGTTGATCTCCTGGCTCAATCGATCAATGTCTTCTGAACAAAAATGTTTTTCGAATTCCATTCCTCATCCCTCCCCTTAAAAGCTTCTACTGTCGCTAACCATTCGATATAAAGACATCACTTGCGGTTGCTTGTACTCAAACTCTTGTCGCAACTTTGTACTGATAGTCGGAATGTTGTATGTACCTTCCATGTCCGACATGAGGACAGCTAAGCGTGTGTCCTTCACTCCTTGTGGAAGGTCTGAGGTATTTATCTCCGTGAGTCGTTTTGCGAATTCACTTAATCCCCCTATTACCGCCATTGGTTATTCACCTTCTTCCTTTAGAACTAAAATCGTTCAACAATTTCTGCATTACTGGTAAAAGAGAAAGCCTTATTAGGCTTAATTTTGAAATAAATTACCCTATTAGCGTCTACCCACGCTTTTTATTTACCATTCAGACAAAATATCTTCTATTGCTTTAAAAGTTGGTTGCGCAAGCCACCAACGCTTCCTGTTTTTTCTACGCTCATGGATTCGTACCCTTGGATCGTGTAATATTTCATCTTCTAAATAACGGACTGACATGCAAGTTAACTCTGCTAGTTTATTAATATCCACTAACAGTAATTGCTGATGAATTTGTTTGCTT is from Radiobacillus kanasensis and encodes:
- a CDS encoding YqaI family protein, with the translated sequence MGYGIEHPDVTRARVTGYPRKEKTRKPKPTGAIDFFGDDVMEGDSIIVTDNNEIILEENLEDYLIEQMGFRFTKMKGE